The following proteins are encoded in a genomic region of Bacteroidota bacterium:
- the gmd gene encoding GDP-mannose 4,6-dehydratase — MAKVALITGVTGQDGAYLAELLLQKGYEVHGIKRRSSLFNTHRIDHLYHDRHEQGQPFQLHYGDLTDSTNLIRIVQEVQPDEIYNLAAQSHVKVSFETPEYTANSDALGTLRLLEAIRILKLENKTRFYQASTSELYGLVQEIPQRETTPFYPRSPYGVAKLYAFWITKNYREAYGMYACNGILFNHESPIRGETFVTRKITRAAARIKLGLQKKLYLGNLDAERDWGHARDYVEGMWRMLQQDKPDDYVLATGIKISVREFVNWSFAEAGITLRWEGSGVDEKGVDAASGEVLVQIDPQYFRPAEVDLLVGDATKARTVLGWEPKATVQELCREMVQSDLKHFERDRYLMDGGHTVSHFHE, encoded by the coding sequence ATGGCCAAAGTTGCTTTAATTACCGGGGTTACCGGTCAGGATGGTGCTTACCTTGCCGAACTGCTTTTGCAGAAAGGCTACGAAGTACACGGCATTAAACGCCGCAGTTCGCTTTTCAACACACACCGTATTGACCATCTCTACCACGACCGGCATGAGCAGGGCCAGCCTTTTCAGCTGCACTACGGTGATCTTACCGACTCTACCAACCTCATTCGCATTGTACAGGAAGTGCAGCCCGACGAGATTTACAACCTCGCGGCACAGTCGCATGTAAAAGTATCGTTCGAAACACCGGAGTACACGGCCAATTCCGATGCATTAGGCACCCTGCGTTTGCTTGAGGCCATACGCATACTCAAACTCGAAAACAAAACGCGTTTTTATCAGGCTTCTACGTCGGAACTTTACGGCCTTGTGCAGGAAATTCCGCAGCGCGAAACCACACCTTTTTATCCGCGCAGCCCCTACGGTGTAGCCAAGCTGTATGCGTTCTGGATTACTAAAAATTACCGCGAGGCTTACGGCATGTATGCCTGCAACGGTATTTTGTTTAACCACGAAAGCCCCATACGCGGCGAAACATTTGTGACCCGGAAAATTACCCGTGCCGCAGCCCGCATCAAACTCGGCCTGCAGAAAAAACTGTACCTCGGCAACCTTGATGCCGAACGCGACTGGGGCCATGCCCGCGACTATGTGGAAGGCATGTGGCGTATGCTTCAGCAGGATAAGCCCGATGATTATGTGCTGGCTACCGGTATAAAAATTTCGGTGCGCGAATTTGTAAACTGGTCGTTTGCCGAAGCCGGCATTACCCTGCGCTGGGAAGGCAGCGGTGTGGATGAAAAAGGTGTGGATGCTGCCTCGGGCGAAGTGCTGGTGCAAATTGATCCGCAGTATTTCCGTCCGGCTGAAGTAGATCTTCTTGTGGGCGATGCCACCAAAGCCCGCACCGTGCTTGGCTGGGAACCCAAAGCCACCGTGCAGGAACTTTGCCGCGAAATGGTGCAGTCTGACCTGAAACACTTTGAGCGCGACCGCTATCTGATGGACGGCGGCCACACCGTATCTCACTTTCACGAGTAA
- a CDS encoding phytanoyl-CoA dioxygenase family protein: MQTHFSAFKNAGFAIINPCVSEPLTNALAACIPCQPVYNSSVRGVQQVFAIRKLLHTVPALKPVLIEAGIASLAQDYFKDDVKVIRSIYFNKPDGANWIVPWHQDLTVNLTERHETPGFTGWAEKEGQITAKAPASLLSRILTIRIHLDDCDAENGALKVIPGSHLNGEYRPEQTGNDFYRNAVCCNVPKGGVMLMHPLLLHSSARS; this comes from the coding sequence ATGCAAACACATTTCAGTGCATTTAAAAACGCCGGTTTTGCTATTATCAACCCGTGCGTAAGCGAACCGCTCACCAATGCACTGGCGGCCTGTATTCCTTGCCAACCAGTTTACAATTCATCCGTTCGCGGCGTGCAGCAAGTATTTGCAATTCGCAAATTACTACATACAGTTCCTGCACTAAAGCCCGTACTTATTGAAGCGGGCATTGCATCACTGGCACAAGATTACTTTAAAGACGATGTAAAAGTTATTCGTTCCATTTACTTCAATAAGCCTGACGGTGCAAACTGGATTGTACCCTGGCATCAGGACTTAACGGTGAATTTGACCGAGCGGCACGAAACACCCGGCTTTACCGGCTGGGCCGAAAAGGAAGGACAGATCACCGCAAAAGCTCCGGCATCTTTACTCAGTCGCATTCTTACTATTCGCATTCATCTTGACGACTGCGATGCAGAAAACGGAGCATTGAAAGTAATTCCCGGCTCACACCTGAATGGGGAATACAGGCCCGAACAAACCGGCAATGACTTTTACCGCAATGCCGTTTGCTGCAATGTACCCAAGGGTGGCGTTATGCTTATGCATCCGTTGCTGCTGCATTCATCAGCCCGCAGCTAG
- a CDS encoding cytochrome c oxidase subunit 3: protein MESAMELKTEEQKRQQKGQRGLLALGIFSIVMIFAGLTSAYVVRRDGGEWYSLVMPDVFKVSTAVILISSLTINFALWAFKKNKKQLGVTLMSTTLLLGLAFCYTQFLGWQELTNNGIFFVSPDKQPALISGSFLYLFSGLHLLHLAGGIIALIITTIKGGMGAYNSSNTHGVVLCSTYWHFLDGLWIYLFLFLTFFK, encoded by the coding sequence ATGGAAAGTGCAATGGAACTCAAAACTGAAGAGCAAAAACGCCAGCAGAAAGGCCAGCGCGGATTGCTTGCGCTGGGTATTTTCAGCATTGTAATGATTTTTGCAGGACTCACCAGTGCCTACGTAGTGCGCCGCGATGGCGGTGAATGGTACAGTCTGGTTATGCCTGATGTGTTTAAAGTGAGCACAGCTGTTATCCTCATCAGCAGCCTTACCATAAACTTTGCCCTCTGGGCCTTCAAAAAAAATAAAAAACAACTGGGAGTTACACTCATGTCAACCACCCTTTTGCTGGGTCTGGCTTTTTGTTACACCCAATTTCTGGGCTGGCAGGAGCTCACCAACAATGGAATTTTCTTTGTTTCGCCCGATAAACAACCTGCACTGATTTCAGGTTCGTTTCTGTATCTTTTCTCCGGACTTCACCTGCTTCACCTTGCCGGCGGAATTATCGCACTGATAATCACCACTATAAAAGGCGGAATGGGCGCTTACAACTCGTCAAATACACACGGAGTAGTACTTTGTTCCACTTACTGGCATTTCCTCGACGGTTTGTGGATCTATTTATTCCTGTTTTTGACATTTTTTAAGTAA
- a CDS encoding DUF3307 domain-containing protein yields MLFLKLLLSHLLTDFVLQPGKWVKDRNEKKHKSVYLYLHGAIAGILAGIFTGNFIVLFAVLITHTGIDLWKSYKADKLIYFYIDQFLHLLVLLFCWVYMGNDTQMAIMTQLGEHIERLANNRNFLAIITGYVFVIWVARIIIAKSIKIWYDKIADTLGGDTLSNAGMWIGISERTITFTLVLVNQYEAIGLLIAAKSIIRFREKSESPVNNDLLRRQTEYVLIGTLLSFGMALLAGIAVKTILL; encoded by the coding sequence ATGCTCTTTCTGAAATTGCTGCTCAGCCACCTGCTCACCGATTTTGTGTTACAGCCGGGCAAATGGGTGAAAGACCGTAACGAAAAAAAACATAAATCGGTTTATCTGTACCTGCATGGTGCCATTGCGGGTATTCTGGCAGGAATATTTACCGGAAATTTTATCGTGCTCTTTGCGGTATTGATTACGCACACGGGTATTGATTTATGGAAAAGTTATAAGGCCGATAAACTGATTTATTTTTATATCGATCAGTTTCTGCATTTGCTTGTACTGCTTTTCTGCTGGGTATATATGGGCAATGATACTCAGATGGCAATAATGACGCAGTTGGGAGAGCATATTGAACGGTTGGCAAACAACAGAAATTTTCTGGCCATAATTACCGGTTATGTGTTTGTAATCTGGGTGGCGCGGATAATAATTGCAAAAAGCATAAAAATCTGGTATGATAAAATAGCCGATACACTTGGCGGCGATACACTGAGCAATGCAGGCATGTGGATAGGTATAAGCGAACGTACCATTACATTTACACTCGTATTGGTAAATCAGTACGAAGCAATCGGTTTGCTGATTGCCGCAAAATCAATTATCCGTTTCAGGGAAAAATCGGAATCGCCGGTAAATAATGATTTACTGCGCAGACAGACAGAATATGTACTCATAGGCACGCTGTTAAGTTTCGGCATGGCGTTGCTGGCAGGAATTGCCGTAAAAACAATACTATTGTAA
- a CDS encoding cytochrome C oxidase subunit IV family protein: MEFNDYQAPYETMAHHDDAAGKKVRRKLWNVFWLLLLVTIVEVLIGLYAQEALGPLMLKIIFIGLTVVKAAYIVMVFMHLGEEAKWTKWVILVPFIFFILYLIVMLVAGEGTYSQDNRLDGGSAQPTEHAAPAKHEGGEKH, encoded by the coding sequence ATGGAATTCAACGATTATCAGGCACCTTACGAAACGATGGCTCATCATGATGATGCCGCAGGTAAGAAAGTGCGTCGTAAGCTCTGGAATGTATTCTGGCTGCTGCTCCTAGTAACCATTGTGGAAGTATTGATTGGTTTGTATGCGCAGGAAGCACTCGGACCGCTGATGCTTAAAATCATTTTCATTGGCCTTACCGTGGTAAAAGCAGCTTACATTGTAATGGTGTTTATGCACTTGGGCGAAGAAGCAAAGTGGACGAAATGGGTAATTCTTGTTCCCTTCATTTTCTTCATTTTGTATCTCATCGTAATGCTTGTGGCCGGCGAAGGCACCTATTCGCAAGACAATCGTCTTGACGGAGGCAGTGCACAACCCACCGAACATGCAGCACCGGCAAAACACGAAGGAGGCGAGAAACATTAA
- the cysQ gene encoding 3'(2'),5'-bisphosphate nucleotidase CysQ translates to MNENPLYKPAFTAAHEAGKAILHIYTTAFEVDYKADNTPLTQADKAADEIISRYLAPSGIPILTEEDDANHPYEEYRSKWTQCWIVDPLDGTKEFVKRNGEFTVNIALCENGTPVFGIVYAPAKGLFYYAAKGEGAWLVHIAHTQHSPDFTPALRLPLQALPEVFTIAGSRSHSSPETEQYVNMQQRRFGRVDFLPSGSSLKFCLVAEGKAHAYPRFAPTSEWDTAAGHIIALESGARVSTWPDGGVLRYNRQNLINPHFLVTAAEID, encoded by the coding sequence ATGAATGAAAACCCGCTCTACAAACCTGCCTTCACCGCCGCACACGAAGCCGGCAAAGCAATACTGCACATTTACACCACGGCCTTTGAAGTAGATTACAAAGCCGACAACACGCCGCTTACTCAGGCCGACAAAGCTGCCGACGAAATCATTTCGCGTTATCTGGCTCCTTCGGGCATTCCCATTCTCACCGAAGAAGACGACGCCAATCATCCTTACGAGGAATACCGCTCGAAATGGACACAATGCTGGATTGTGGATCCGCTTGATGGCACTAAAGAGTTTGTGAAGCGCAACGGCGAATTTACCGTGAACATAGCACTTTGCGAAAACGGCACACCCGTGTTCGGCATTGTGTATGCGCCGGCCAAAGGCTTGTTTTACTATGCCGCCAAAGGCGAAGGTGCCTGGCTTGTGCACATTGCCCACACACAGCATTCGCCAGATTTCACCCCGGCTCTGCGCCTGCCCCTGCAAGCTTTGCCCGAAGTGTTTACCATTGCCGGCAGTCGTTCGCATTCATCGCCCGAAACAGAACAGTATGTAAATATGCAACAACGCCGTTTCGGGCGCGTTGATTTTTTGCCTTCGGGCAGTTCGCTCAAATTCTGCCTGGTGGCCGAAGGCAAAGCACACGCATACCCGCGCTTTGCGCCTACCAGCGAGTGGGACACGGCTGCCGGCCACATCATTGCACTCGAAAGCGGCGCGCGCGTAAGCACCTGGCCCGACGGCGGTGTACTGCGCTACAACCGCCAAAACCTCATCAATCCTCACTTCCTCGTTACGGCGGCTGAAATTGATTAA
- a CDS encoding GNAT family N-acetyltransferase: MAEKTFRFSLEGETSARLLFRRLEETDRICWLEFCRDPDSLKYIFNVNDIKSAEENLEVWFDKVNFRYANDLGGMNALIEKQKNEFVGQCGLLVQTVDEIEELEIGYSLMPAFRGKGFATEAAQKCRDYAFENNFSPSLISIVHIDNVASQRTALANGMQPDKQTLHKGDPVIIFRITREAWEKLR, encoded by the coding sequence ATGGCAGAAAAAACATTTCGTTTCTCACTAGAAGGAGAAACCAGCGCCCGCCTGCTGTTCCGCAGATTAGAAGAAACAGACCGGATATGCTGGCTGGAGTTTTGCCGTGATCCTGATTCCCTGAAATACATTTTCAATGTGAATGACATCAAATCGGCCGAAGAAAATCTTGAGGTTTGGTTTGATAAAGTGAATTTCCGTTACGCCAATGATTTGGGCGGGATGAATGCCCTGATTGAAAAACAGAAAAATGAATTTGTGGGGCAATGCGGGCTGCTGGTGCAAACGGTAGATGAAATTGAAGAGCTCGAAATCGGCTACTCGCTCATGCCTGCATTTCGCGGAAAAGGTTTTGCCACCGAAGCTGCCCAAAAATGCCGCGATTATGCGTTTGAAAATAATTTCAGTCCCTCGCTCATTTCCATTGTGCATATAGATAATGTTGCCTCGCAGCGCACCGCACTTGCCAACGGCATGCAGCCCGACAAACAAACCCTGCACAAAGGCGATCCGGTAATTATTTTCAGAATTACCCGCGAAGCCTGGGAAAAGCTGCGCTAA
- a CDS encoding cytochrome c oxidase subunit 3, with the protein MAGAAADLKQYQHWDGGGVSPLRASYGKLFMWFFLISDALTFSGFLCAYGFNRYKFFGEWPVPGDVFHHFPFLHGVHLPLMYVGLMTFILIMSSVTMVLAVEAGHRNNKRQVLIWMAATIVGGFMFVGSQAWEWYNFIKGSEHGAILYNQEIYTYPVDHITHEPNTKLLKLHGNVLTEAKSAEIMAKGEKFYGANLKHNEYGHTLFADFFFFITGFHGFHVFSGVMINLVIFIMALQGVMHRRGHYEMVEKVGLYWHFVDLVWVFVFTFFYLL; encoded by the coding sequence ATGGCAGGCGCTGCTGCTGATCTGAAACAATACCAACACTGGGACGGAGGCGGGGTTTCTCCCCTCCGCGCGAGCTACGGTAAACTCTTCATGTGGTTTTTCCTTATCTCCGATGCGCTCACCTTCTCAGGTTTCCTTTGTGCCTACGGTTTTAACCGTTACAAGTTCTTTGGCGAGTGGCCCGTGCCCGGCGATGTGTTCCATCACTTCCCGTTCCTCCACGGTGTTCACCTCCCGCTCATGTATGTAGGTTTAATGACCTTCATTCTTATCATGAGCTCGGTAACTATGGTACTTGCCGTAGAAGCCGGCCACCGCAACAACAAACGCCAGGTGCTTATCTGGATGGCTGCAACTATCGTAGGCGGCTTCATGTTTGTGGGTTCGCAGGCATGGGAATGGTACAACTTCATTAAAGGTTCAGAGCATGGTGCCATTTTGTACAATCAGGAAATCTATACGTATCCGGTTGATCATATCACGCACGAGCCAAACACCAAACTGCTCAAACTGCACGGCAACGTTCTTACAGAAGCAAAATCGGCCGAGATTATGGCTAAGGGTGAAAAGTTCTACGGAGCTAACCTCAAGCACAACGAATACGGTCATACACTGTTTGCCGACTTCTTCTTCTTCATTACCGGTTTCCACGGTTTCCACGTATTCTCCGGTGTGATGATTAACCTTGTAATTTTCATCATGGCGCTTCAGGGTGTAATGCACCGCCGCGGTCATTATGAAATGGTAGAAAAAGTAGGTTTGTACTGGCACTTTGTAGATTTGGTGTGGGTATTCGTATTCACCTTCTTCTACCTGCTCTAA
- a CDS encoding undecaprenyl/decaprenyl-phosphate alpha-N-acetylglucosaminyl 1-phosphate transferase, with the protein MEHLILAFLTSFFVVLLVTPSLIKVAFLKRLFDEPGEARKLHKRVVPTIGGIIIFAATVFAVSLWFPNGINQYDGLIRGVKDFQYVVATLLMLFFVGIKDDIVGTAPIKKLAAHIIVGMILVLMAEIRIRSLHGLFGIYDIPLWASIFLSLFTYIVVVNAFNLIDGVDGLASGVGLIASAAFGTIFMLGGDLVMALLSFSLAGSLAAFLFFNFSPAKIFMGDSGSLSIGLIMSILAIKLVEFVPQENTPLVIKELVSPVTVLAILVYPLTDTLRIFIYRAIKGISPFSADRNHLHHLLIDSGFSHKSTVISIYSGTLAVMGVAFGTRLLDETTAFIITGTASILLMLTPIFIKRRHNKKQAQLKPKTRQLTSVEAA; encoded by the coding sequence ATGGAGCATCTTATACTGGCATTTTTAACATCATTCTTTGTGGTGCTTCTGGTTACGCCTTCGTTAATTAAAGTGGCGTTTCTGAAGCGCCTGTTCGACGAGCCGGGCGAAGCACGCAAACTGCATAAGCGGGTGGTGCCCACCATTGGCGGAATTATCATTTTCGCAGCTACTGTTTTTGCCGTTTCCCTCTGGTTCCCAAATGGCATCAATCAGTATGACGGTCTGATCCGGGGCGTGAAAGATTTTCAGTATGTAGTGGCCACGTTGCTCATGCTGTTTTTTGTAGGAATTAAAGATGATATTGTGGGAACCGCGCCGATTAAAAAACTGGCGGCGCATATTATTGTGGGAATGATTCTGGTGCTGATGGCTGAAATCCGCATCCGCAGTTTACACGGCCTGTTTGGCATTTATGATATTCCGCTTTGGGCGAGTATCTTCCTTTCGCTGTTTACCTATATTGTAGTAGTCAATGCATTTAACCTCATTGACGGGGTTGACGGCCTTGCGTCAGGTGTGGGGCTTATTGCATCAGCGGCATTCGGCACAATTTTCATGCTGGGCGGCGATCTGGTAATGGCGCTTCTTTCGTTTTCGCTGGCGGGTTCGCTGGCGGCTTTTCTGTTTTTCAACTTTTCGCCCGCCAAAATTTTCATGGGCGATTCCGGCTCACTCAGCATTGGCCTTATTATGAGTATTCTGGCCATTAAGCTGGTAGAGTTTGTGCCGCAGGAAAACACACCTTTGGTCATTAAAGAACTTGTATCGCCGGTAACCGTGCTTGCTATTTTGGTTTATCCGCTTACCGACACACTGCGCATTTTCATTTACCGCGCCATTAAAGGTATATCGCCTTTTTCGGCCGACCGGAATCACCTTCATCACCTGCTTATCGACAGCGGATTTTCGCACAAAAGCACGGTAATTAGCATTTACAGCGGTACGCTGGCTGTAATGGGTGTAGCTTTTGGCACACGCCTGCTTGATGAAACAACTGCATTTATTATTACCGGCACCGCCAGCATACTTCTTATGCTTACACCCATTTTTATTAAGCGCCGCCACAACAAAAAGCAGGCGCAGCTTAAGCCCAAAACCCGCCAGCTCACATCAGTTGAAGCCGCCTGA
- a CDS encoding GDP-L-fucose synthase, producing the protein MSTQLSTESKIFVAGHRGMVGSAIVRRLQQNGCKNIITRTSKELDLRNQAAVNDFFAAEKPEFVFLAAAKVGGIVANNTYRADFIYENLMIEANVIHAAHVHGVKKLLFLGSTCIYPKMAPQPLQEDALLTGLLEPTNEPYAIAKIAGIKMCDAYRAQYGCNFVSVMPTNLYGPNDNYDLHNSHVMPALLRKFHTAKATGAAYAEIWGTGTPLREFLHVDDMADACVFVMNHWNEPGFLNIGTGSDISIGDLAKLISSIVGFTGELRFDTSKPDGTPRKLTDVSRLHALGWAHRIDLETGLRSVYTDVKPLFDQELAGNHVLREA; encoded by the coding sequence ATGAGCACACAGCTAAGCACCGAATCGAAAATATTTGTGGCCGGGCATCGCGGCATGGTGGGCTCGGCCATTGTGCGGCGGCTGCAACAAAACGGCTGCAAAAATATCATCACGCGCACATCAAAAGAACTTGATCTGCGCAACCAGGCTGCGGTAAATGATTTCTTTGCAGCTGAGAAACCGGAGTTTGTATTTCTGGCCGCCGCCAAAGTGGGCGGTATTGTGGCCAACAACACCTACCGCGCCGATTTTATTTACGAAAACCTCATGATTGAGGCCAACGTAATTCATGCCGCGCATGTGCATGGCGTGAAAAAACTGCTCTTCCTCGGCTCCACCTGCATTTATCCGAAAATGGCACCGCAGCCGCTTCAGGAAGATGCGCTGCTCACCGGCCTGCTTGAACCTACCAACGAACCCTACGCCATTGCCAAAATTGCCGGCATAAAAATGTGTGATGCCTACCGCGCACAATACGGCTGCAATTTCGTATCGGTGATGCCCACCAATTTGTACGGGCCCAACGACAACTACGACCTGCACAACTCGCACGTAATGCCTGCGCTGCTGCGCAAGTTTCACACCGCCAAAGCCACAGGTGCTGCATACGCCGAAATATGGGGCACCGGCACACCGCTGCGCGAGTTTTTGCATGTGGATGACATGGCCGATGCCTGTGTGTTTGTAATGAACCACTGGAACGAACCCGGCTTCCTCAACATCGGCACCGGTTCCGACATAAGCATTGGCGATCTGGCAAAACTCATCAGCAGCATTGTAGGCTTTACCGGCGAACTTCGTTTCGACACCAGCAAGCCCGATGGTACGCCGCGTAAACTTACCGATGTGAGCCGCCTGCACGCACTGGGCTGGGCGCACCGCATCGACCTCGAAACCGGTTTGCGAAGTGTGTACACCGATGTAAAGCCACTTTTTGATCAGGAACTGGCCGGCAACCACGTGCTGCGCGAAGCTTAA
- the cyoE gene encoding protoheme IX farnesyltransferase, with protein sequence MKFRLASLVVFSAVIGYFMGIREFSRAADWLEITMLILGGFLVTGSSNGFNQLIERETDKLMTRTANRPIPTGRMSVTEGMVVAGITGVAGIFLLWYYLNPLSGLLSALSLVLYVALYTPMKRVSPVAVFVGAFPGAIPAMLGWVAADPGFGSIGVTALILFAVQFVWQFPHFWAIAWVADEDYRKAGFRLLPSAGGRDKSTAFQILVYTLFLMPLSVMPLLLPVYNSGELISTGVIGVLISVAAGALFTAQAFKLYRTLDSKDAARVMFGSFIYLPVVQLALLFG encoded by the coding sequence ATGAAATTCCGGCTGGCTTCGCTGGTCGTGTTTTCGGCTGTAATCGGTTACTTCATGGGCATACGCGAATTTTCGCGCGCGGCCGACTGGCTTGAAATTACCATGCTCATTCTGGGCGGTTTTCTGGTAACGGGCTCATCCAACGGATTTAACCAGCTTATCGAGCGCGAAACCGACAAGCTCATGACACGCACCGCCAACCGTCCCATACCCACAGGCCGCATGTCGGTAACTGAGGGCATGGTTGTGGCCGGAATTACAGGCGTGGCAGGTATTTTTCTGCTTTGGTATTATCTCAACCCGCTCAGTGGTTTGCTTTCAGCCCTATCACTGGTGTTGTATGTGGCGCTTTACACCCCCATGAAACGAGTTTCGCCGGTGGCGGTGTTTGTGGGCGCATTTCCGGGCGCTATTCCGGCCATGCTGGGCTGGGTGGCGGCTGATCCGGGCTTTGGAAGTATCGGAGTAACGGCTCTTATTCTTTTTGCCGTGCAGTTTGTATGGCAGTTCCCGCATTTCTGGGCCATTGCCTGGGTGGCCGATGAAGACTACCGTAAAGCCGGTTTCCGTTTGCTACCCTCTGCCGGCGGACGCGACAAAAGCACGGCGTTTCAGATTCTGGTGTACACCCTGTTTCTGATGCCGCTGAGCGTAATGCCCCTGCTTCTGCCGGTGTACAATAGCGGCGAGCTTATTTCAACGGGGGTAATCGGTGTACTTATTTCGGTAGCCGCCGGTGCATTATTTACTGCTCAGGCCTTCAAGCTCTACCGCACACTCGACTCAAAAGATGCCGCACGTGTAATGTTCGGCTCATTTATATACCTGCCGGTGGTTCAGCTGGCGCTGCTTTTTGGCTAA
- a CDS encoding DUF420 domain-containing protein, translating to MLPQPSITKNDKKAWWLIGIFSFVVFAVVTSLSRIKLEIDLGFDVHIFARINAAINTLVAILLLFALWAVMKGKYVLHKKTMMAAMVLSILFLVSYIAHHLLSGDTRYGDIDHDGMLSDDEKLAAGGIRIFYFILLMLHIFLAAIILPFILFTAYRAMVAEYPRHKKLARITWPIWFFVSVSGVVVYLMISPYYA from the coding sequence ATGTTACCACAACCTTCCATTACCAAAAACGATAAAAAAGCCTGGTGGCTGATTGGCATTTTTTCTTTTGTAGTATTTGCCGTAGTTACCAGTCTCAGCCGCATCAAGCTGGAGATTGACCTGGGTTTTGATGTACACATTTTTGCACGCATCAATGCAGCAATCAACACGCTTGTAGCAATTTTGCTGCTATTTGCATTGTGGGCGGTTATGAAAGGGAAATACGTGCTGCACAAAAAAACAATGATGGCCGCCATGGTGCTTTCCATACTTTTTTTGGTTTCCTACATTGCACACCACTTACTCAGCGGCGATACACGCTATGGCGACATTGACCATGATGGTATGCTGAGCGATGATGAAAAGCTGGCTGCCGGGGGCATTCGCATATTTTACTTCATTTTGCTTATGCTGCATATTTTTCTGGCTGCCATTATTCTGCCGTTCATCCTTTTTACCGCATACCGTGCAATGGTGGCTGAATATCCGCGTCATAAAAAACTGGCACGCATTACCTGGCCCATCTGGTTTTTTGTGAGTGTGAGCGGAGTTGTTGTTTATCTGATGATTTCGCCATATTACGCTTAA
- a CDS encoding type II toxin-antitoxin system RelE/ParE family toxin — MQIIESRLFAKQLESAVEYYVDIHEALALSLLDDIEVNLQSLITFPESGKPVTHSIRKINLSRFPYHIYYKQNRDKLSLVAFIHFRRANRKYSL, encoded by the coding sequence ATGCAGATTATTGAGTCACGTCTATTCGCCAAACAACTTGAATCTGCTGTTGAATATTACGTCGATATACATGAAGCTCTGGCATTAAGTTTGCTCGATGATATTGAAGTTAATCTACAGTCACTGATCACTTTCCCCGAAAGTGGCAAGCCGGTTACACATTCGATCCGAAAAATAAATTTATCACGATTCCCTTACCACATCTACTACAAACAAAACAGGGATAAACTTTCACTTGTGGCATTCATTCATTTTCGCAGAGCCAACAGAAAATATTCGCTATGA
- a CDS encoding SCO family protein encodes MNYFFLALTTAFLLGCSGNPKPVPADSIIAGEVDMRNTGLTRLMKYFPQDTTITGSDTVVKYHTIPLEKFTAQDGHTYSHEEERGKVSVNSFFFSTCEGICPIVSNGMSRIHDAYKNNPDLKLVSYTVDPETDNPVALKAYAARYGADEKKWTFLTGEKKALYGQIRNGFILPDVVPGDGGQEDFIHSEQIVLVDRNLIIRGYYNGTDSLAVDSLIQDIKLLLEEK; translated from the coding sequence ATGAATTACTTTTTTCTCGCGTTAACAACTGCTTTTCTGCTCGGCTGCAGCGGAAATCCAAAGCCTGTTCCGGCCGATTCAATCATTGCCGGCGAAGTGGACATGAGAAATACCGGTTTAACCCGGCTCATGAAATACTTCCCGCAAGACACCACCATTACCGGCAGCGATACTGTAGTAAAGTATCATACCATTCCGCTCGAAAAATTTACCGCGCAGGACGGACACACATACTCACACGAGGAAGAGCGCGGGAAAGTGAGTGTAAACAGCTTTTTCTTTTCCACCTGCGAAGGCATCTGCCCCATTGTTTCCAATGGAATGAGCCGAATTCACGACGCCTACAAAAACAATCCCGATCTCAAACTTGTTTCATATACGGTAGATCCGGAAACAGACAACCCGGTTGCGTTGAAAGCTTACGCCGCCCGCTATGGTGCTGATGAAAAGAAATGGACATTCCTCACCGGCGAGAAAAAAGCCTTGTACGGACAAATCCGCAACGGCTTCATTTTGCCCGATGTGGTGCCCGGCGACGGTGGCCAGGAAGACTTCATTCACAGCGAACAGATTGTGCTGGTTGACAGGAATCTCATCATCAGAGGCTATTACAACGGCACCGATTCACTGGCGGTTGACAGCCTGATTCAAGACATAAAATTATTGCTCGAAGAAAAGTAA